The following proteins are co-located in the Hydrogenophaga sp. RAC07 genome:
- a CDS encoding DUF4089 domain-containing protein translates to MNEPQTLAYVQAAALAVDLPLSEAQAQRVATHLQRTAVLAALLDGFELAPHDEPAEIYCPAPFQASQH, encoded by the coding sequence ATGAACGAGCCGCAGACCCTGGCCTATGTGCAGGCCGCGGCCCTGGCCGTGGACCTGCCGCTGAGCGAAGCGCAAGCGCAGCGCGTGGCCACCCACCTGCAACGCACCGCGGTACTGGCTGCGCTGCTCGACGGCTTCGAACTGGCACCGCACGACGAGCCCGCCGAGATCTACTGCCCGGCGCCGTTTCAAGCTTCACAACACTGA
- a CDS encoding ABC transporter permease translates to MEAAKPWTPPAANAPVATARKTDWGRALPFVGPVVLFIIWDLVVRTGFIKPILLPAPVDAIGALLSGLAGGPLLTDFAVTVWRTVQAFLIAAVVGMPLGVLLGSNEKAYRSVEFLIDFFRSTPSSALIPLFLMVFGVSDINKVAIAAFGALLIVIFNSAYGVINARKQRVMAAKVMGATRWQVFKDVLIWESLQPSFVGLRSAVSMALVIVIVAEMFIGADSGLGNRIINSQQVMNVKDMYASILAAGALGYALNVLFLLIERKIVHWSGR, encoded by the coding sequence ATGGAAGCCGCCAAGCCCTGGACCCCGCCCGCAGCCAACGCCCCCGTGGCCACGGCGCGCAAGACCGATTGGGGCCGCGCCCTGCCCTTCGTGGGCCCGGTCGTGCTCTTCATCATCTGGGACCTGGTGGTGCGCACCGGCTTCATCAAACCCATCCTGCTGCCCGCACCGGTGGATGCCATCGGCGCCCTGCTCAGCGGCCTGGCCGGTGGCCCGCTGCTGACCGACTTTGCCGTGACCGTCTGGCGCACGGTGCAGGCCTTCCTGATCGCGGCTGTGGTCGGCATGCCCCTGGGTGTGCTGCTCGGCAGCAACGAGAAGGCCTACCGCAGCGTGGAGTTCCTGATCGACTTCTTCCGCTCCACGCCCTCGTCGGCCCTCATCCCGCTGTTCCTCATGGTGTTCGGCGTGTCCGACATCAACAAGGTCGCCATCGCTGCGTTCGGTGCGCTGCTGATCGTGATCTTCAACAGCGCCTACGGCGTGATCAACGCGCGCAAGCAGCGCGTGATGGCGGCCAAGGTGATGGGCGCCACGCGCTGGCAGGTGTTCAAGGACGTGTTGATCTGGGAGAGCCTGCAACCCAGCTTTGTGGGCCTGCGCTCGGCCGTTTCCATGGCGCTGGTGATCGTGATCGTGGCCGAGATGTTCATCGGCGCCGACAGCGGCCTGGGCAACCGCATCATCAACTCGCAGCAGGTGATGAACGTGAAGGACATGTACGCGTCCATCCTGGCCGCGGGTGCGCTGGGCTATGCGCTCAACGTGCTGTTTCTCTTGATCGAACGCAAGATCGTCCACTGGAGCGGAAGATGA
- a CDS encoding ABC transporter ATP-binding protein has protein sequence MSTVLNAPVFADVPAPAFQPGPAGTHITIRGLTKYFAGWPLYENFDLDIPKHKIVSVFGPNGCGKSTLINMIAGLVPIDSGEILFDGKSLKDTKIGYVFQNYREAMFPWMRTIDNIAYPLKLEGRSKAEVDRRMAELVASFDVKFDLNRYPYELSGGQQQTASIMRALAPNPEVLFLDEPFSALDFEMTLFIREKLQEVFMQTGTTMVLVSHDLEEAVYLADQVLLLTKRPTKVAEILPYDDPRPRTTATLSEASFIAAKKRSLEIFQREVRR, from the coding sequence ATGAGCACTGTGTTGAATGCCCCCGTGTTTGCCGACGTGCCCGCGCCTGCCTTCCAGCCCGGTCCGGCCGGCACGCACATCACCATCCGCGGCCTCACCAAGTACTTTGCCGGCTGGCCGCTGTACGAGAACTTCGACCTCGACATCCCCAAACACAAGATCGTCTCGGTGTTCGGGCCCAACGGCTGCGGCAAGAGCACGCTGATCAACATGATCGCGGGCCTGGTGCCGATCGACAGCGGCGAGATCCTGTTCGACGGCAAGAGCCTGAAGGACACCAAGATCGGCTACGTGTTCCAGAACTACCGCGAGGCCATGTTCCCGTGGATGCGCACCATCGACAACATCGCCTACCCGCTCAAGCTCGAAGGCAGGAGCAAGGCCGAGGTGGACCGCCGCATGGCCGAGCTGGTGGCCTCGTTCGACGTGAAGTTCGACCTCAACCGCTACCCCTACGAACTCTCGGGCGGGCAGCAGCAGACCGCGTCGATCATGCGGGCGCTGGCGCCCAACCCCGAGGTGCTGTTCCTCGACGAACCCTTCTCTGCGCTGGACTTCGAGATGACGCTGTTCATCCGCGAGAAGCTGCAGGAGGTTTTCATGCAGACCGGCACCACCATGGTGCTGGTCTCGCACGACCTGGAAGAAGCCGTGTACCTGGCCGACCAGGTGCTGCTGCTCACCAAGCGGCCCACCAAGGTGGCCGAGATCCTGCCTTACGACGACCCGCGTCCGCGCACCACCGCCACGCTGTCCGAGGCCAGCTTCATCGCCGCGAAAAAGCGCAGCCTGGAAATCTTCCAGCGTGAGGTGCGCCGATGA
- a CDS encoding ABC transporter substrate-binding protein, with protein sequence MKTFTATALSTSTNRRTVLQLGAAGAAIGLLGAPGIVRAQAATKVRLGYWPIAAGLPFYSAIELGYFKEAGLDVEPLKFAGAQQVMEAVLSGRSDGTANGTGSANIAIGELAQPGTFKIFCSNPSNVKNVLDEVIVPVASPAKVMADLKGKRVASGPGIQNVTLAKTILERGGATGATVVELPIGQHVAALAAGQIDGAYTLEPTGTIGRMNGTSRVLEAGVIARYVLGDNMAPWFGGSASLSSEFIKKNPEAAKKFVAAYAKGVAYVRSKPVEARKYLTGYTPIEGALAGEVPLAAYTMYSEFTPADIGHFQKFFDLFSEKGIFSSRLMVDTMIYKG encoded by the coding sequence ATGAAGACCTTCACCGCCACCGCCCTGTCCACCTCGACCAACCGACGCACCGTGCTGCAGCTTGGCGCTGCGGGTGCGGCCATCGGCCTGCTGGGCGCGCCCGGCATCGTGCGCGCGCAGGCCGCCACCAAGGTCCGCCTGGGTTACTGGCCCATTGCCGCAGGCCTGCCGTTCTACTCGGCCATCGAGCTGGGCTATTTCAAGGAAGCCGGTCTGGACGTCGAGCCGCTCAAATTCGCCGGTGCGCAGCAGGTCATGGAAGCGGTGCTCTCGGGCCGCTCCGATGGCACGGCCAACGGCACCGGTTCGGCCAACATCGCCATCGGCGAACTGGCCCAGCCCGGCACCTTCAAGATCTTCTGCTCCAACCCGAGCAACGTGAAGAACGTGCTCGACGAGGTCATCGTGCCCGTGGCGAGCCCCGCCAAGGTGATGGCCGACCTCAAGGGCAAGCGCGTGGCTTCGGGCCCCGGCATCCAGAACGTGACGCTGGCCAAGACCATCCTGGAGCGTGGTGGTGCCACCGGCGCCACCGTGGTCGAGTTGCCGATCGGCCAGCACGTGGCCGCGCTCGCCGCCGGCCAGATCGACGGCGCCTACACGCTGGAACCCACGGGCACCATTGGCCGCATGAACGGCACCAGCCGCGTGCTGGAGGCCGGTGTCATTGCGCGCTATGTGCTGGGCGACAACATGGCGCCGTGGTTCGGCGGCTCGGCGTCGCTGTCGTCCGAGTTCATCAAGAAGAACCCCGAGGCGGCGAAGAAGTTTGTCGCAGCCTACGCCAAGGGTGTGGCCTACGTGCGCAGCAAGCCGGTGGAGGCACGCAAGTACCTCACGGGCTACACCCCCATCGAAGGCGCCCTCGCGGGCGAGGTGCCGCTGGCCGCCTACACCATGTACAGCGAGTTCACGCCCGCCGACATCGGCCACTTCCAGAAGTTCTTCGACCTGTTCTCCGAAAAGGGCATCTTCAGTTCGCGTCTCATGGTCGACACCATGATCTACAAAGGCTGA